The nucleotide sequence ACGCTGCTCAATCTAATTGTTGATTTACTCAGTCTATTGAAGGTAAGGAGTCCActagtttgttttgcttttcttttttaaccttGCCAACGGGAAATATATCAATGTCCTGTGGAGAAGTTCTATTTCGCAATAACCTCGAACCTTCCAGAAAAGTTGTTCAACATACAGCGCGACGGTAAAATTATGTGACGGAAGTGCCTTAGCAGGggtttttttaactaatttttagcaaattttattttaaaacacatatACATTTACCACTTTTGCGAAACTTGTCAGAAGGGAAAGACAATCCATTCAGACATAAAGTGAAATTGGATCCTTCTCAAATGCATTTCTTTCCGGAAACATGATCATTTTCTGAGAATTCAGTCTTTCACGGCAGGTTCTATTTTTATTCAAGCGAAATCTCGTCAGAAATTCACACAaggaatgaattaaaaaaattttaaaatcttcagGATAAACAAAGCGTTTATGGTAATCCAGTAATTGCTCCCAAAATATATGATTTTAGTTGATGCGATTTTAAAGAAGCAGAAAATTACATGCCAGATGACAAAACTATGCATGGGAAACTTGTCCTTTAAATTAACGGTTTTCAAATCTACTTTTCCAACTACCTTACCCCTTTCATGAACTTAATTAATGGTTAGAGGCTATACTAACCATCAAACAATCAATCGAGAAATACAAAATTTGTGTAGCTGCGTAAGTTGTTTACAATAGCTGACACAAACTTGACATAAGAGAGAAATTGAATTTTGCAAATCTCTCACATCACATAAGTATCTTGCCTTTGAGCGCTCGAAAACAGTAAAAATCAGCGCCAGGTCCCACTTTATTTTCACCCCCGATGGTGGTAACAAAACTCTTTTGCAGCTATCGAAAAGCTAAAAATCTGATCAAATTTTGAGTTCTGTGAGGAAAAAGCGGCGACTCATTGTTTTGTCGCTATGGTTACTAGTAAGAAAAACAGTGTGGCGCCTTTCCTGCACCTGTCCGCAGTAtgcttgtttttgaaaacattgcGGGGATCCCTTAAAGAAGCGCATACATCGAAGGAGTCATTCCATTATGATATCTAGCGGCAGAAATGTCGTCTTTTATCAGTAAGTGCTTATGATGGTAAAAGGGGAATCCTATCCAGAGTCAAGTTGATCAGTCTCGATCATAATAGCATACAGCGTTGAACATGGTGAGTTTTTTTGCACCTAATTAACGTGACAAAGAATGCAGCgtaaatgaaaaactaattgCCATAGACACACAAAAGTCGATTCGCCAGCAAGGATATGTAACATTCAAGAGACGCTTTTCACAGCAACTAAAACTACACATCTCGAATTCGGTCACATAGCCGCGGATTTCTTGTGTTAATAAAACCGGTGCTCGAGATCCTCTTCGAAATGTCACCATCACGTTTTTAATTCATCCGCCAATTTCGTCTTCAGAAGCATAAGCTTAACTTGACAGGTATTTTCTGAGGTTATAATTGCCTTCATTTTCAACTTGTCTTTGGGCCATACAGAAACATGATGGCAAGGTTATAGTCTATAAGACAGTTTTACACAGAACgaagaaaacatgttttttacTTTGTGTTCTTCGGTATCTTTAACTGAcacttattttgaaaatatggaAATTGGTTCAGTAGttccttattttttatttcacgagAAAATATTAGTGTTAATTGCTGGCGTAAGGTTGTCAATATTTCAACCATCTTGACATTAAAaagatttttcctttcacaGGCTAAAGAACGACATGAATAAAATTTACTGGCAATGAGTGATAAAACAAAACGGATGAAGGATGGAAAATACAACTGATAACTATCGTAGAATTCCACCGCGGAGCAAATTTAATGACGAAGAATCAACTGCAGTGTTAAGGCTGATTATTGAGCAAGAAAGACTGCTTAAAACTCCAGCAAATCCGGTTCTGAATATTAACAGTGACAAGCTGAAAAGACTCCCTCCACTGAATGGCAAAATGCTGGATTCTTTGGATCAATTTGACCCACACAGGAGCCAGCGAAAACACAGGCCGGGGGACGACATTGTTCTGAGCAGGCCGACGcttttgaaaggaaaggaatGTCGTGCGCTCGAGGAACCTGCATCACTCGGCGGCAAGCCAAAAGTTCCAGACATATACAGCACGCCAAAAATCGCTCGGCCTCGAGATCGCGAGAGGCCACGCGCGTCGTACGGACGTGTAGCTCCGAGTCGTAGCAGTAGCACGGAAACGAACCCGCGCATCCGCTCGAGAAGCACGGGGGAATGTAACGAGTTGATTTTTTCGGCGACTGAGGACGCTTTGGAAAGACCGACAAATCCTACTCCATTAGAAAACGAAGATGACTTTAAAAATGATCAAGAATTTGCATCCAGAACTTCATGTAGCCGAAGCGAATGTTATGATAGTGACGAAGATAAGGTAAACGCAGAGCGAGTCTACGCTTCTTACATCAATTAAAAGATGCAAAATGCGGTTCTCTTAATCATGGAGCAGACACCATGCGAACGGAATAATTTTAGGGTTGGTTTCACTTTGCCTCCTTTTAACCTGGTGACAAACTATCATGAGTAAGCGAATATATTGACATAGTGGAGGACACAGATTCGGATTGGAAAGTGAACTAACGCCAAGTCTGATGCcgaaaaaagttcaaaaaaaCCGTCTCGCTAGTACATTTAAGAATCAATATAGTCTCTAAAGctaaacttaaaatatttcgGAGCCAGAGATGGCAATACATAAAAAAGGACCATGTCTTCAATTAGCTAAGATATCTTTTTCTCGATGTGACAAGTTTTACAAACCAAACGCTCGTGAttcaaaaaattgtaatttctgGGTACAACCTCTATATCCCGCAGTtcgtaattatttttgttatttccaaAGCAAATAAAGTTTATAGGAGATACTCGAGACAGTTTCGGCTTGCTAGAGGATACAATTAAAAAGGGGAGTCAAATGCGGATACTTTCGCCTGTGCCGGTAGGCATTCTGGCGGATATTGAGAAAAATAAGCTTTTTCACTTTGGTCCGCTTTAGATGAGATATCACAAATTAATTCACAATCATGACAAAGGTGGAACTCTGCAGGAAAGAACTGCAACCTCCCCTGTCGCTGAAGAACAATTTAATGCCTCTCATTATTATGACAACCGCGAAACAACAAAGATTGAAAGCGAGACAGAAACTTTAATCTGTAAGCTGGTCCAGCTCGGCGCTTCAACGCAGTCAGCGTGCGCcattaaaaacttttcttacATTTTACCACTTGTATTAAATATATTCCTTTAGCGGGGAGGACTAAAATATTTACATGAGAAACTTACAAAAGGGCTGCAGAAAATTTCATAAGAGAGGTATATGAATGCAAAAATACGCCCGTAAgcaacttaaaatgaaaataaatgaaaaatcatatttaatgtatttggttcattttgttttttatccaaACAAGTCACAACAATATCACAACAAACCCCTTTGAAATGCTTCAAGCTAAAACCATGGTATATTTAAACGAATGACGCTTAAATTCTCGGgctattttgaaatttcaacgttttcaaagtaaaataattcaaaaagCTCAacaaaaatacgatatttttgaTAAGAAACTTAATTCGAAAAGTCCAATATCTTAAAGGAAATAGTTCAGCTTATTATCAGGTAAAACTGATCATAGaatctctttaattttcttatttgatatattttctgTGTACTCAAAATTTACCACTTGACGTTAAAGATACTTAAACAATTAGCTCGGTAGTCCATTTTTGCTGCAATGCGTtcacaatattaaaaaaagctaATCTTTGTAGAGCGCTTTCAGAACGCTACTCACACTGTCATTAACATCTCGTACCACTCATAGCACGTATTTGAATTTCGCGACCTCCCCATTTTCTCCGCACTTTctagaatctgattggtttgtGGTCGGAATGCTTTATTCAACCCGCCCTAGGCGATAATCAAACAAACCGTAACATTCCCTGTATTGTGTGAGGTTCGTATTACGTTCAACGCTTTTTCCAGTAACGCACGTTCACGCTGATTCAGAACGTTCCACGGATCGACACGGATATGTGTGTAAGGACACGTGGATGCAGAAAGTCACCGCAAAGAGTGTCGTTGAAACAGTTCGTGAAACAAACCGCAAGAACAGCTGCTTCAATGAACATTTTCCCTTCCCATTGTTCTGTTATCTTAACATCAATCATCGACGGCAAATGACCAATTTAGGTTACCACCTATCGAAATATTCATATCAAGCTGAACAGCCTCCAGATCATAATCTCGTTCGACGAAGCCAAATTGAACGCAAACGTCACTTAAGTCTATAAAAGCTGTGAGGAACACGAGCCATAAGCACAGTAAGAATACATCAATATGTGCTCTGGTAAAGAAATGACAGTCTGAAGAAAATACATAAATTGAGATTTGTTTTTATATCAGAGTTTCGGAACATTAATTTAAATGATTGGTTCAAAGGTAGGGCAACAACCAAAAGGCTTTTTCACATGGAGAATTGCCAAAAATTAAGTGTAAAGAtagaaccaaaataaaataattgccATATTCCGCCTTAAGGGAACAAGGCCatgcaaatggaaaaaattaatgcacCGAAATCTGTCATCGAcgtaaacaaacttttatcGCGCCACCAGTGCAGAAAACTAATTATCATAACAATCCCTGATGGaaagcaaaaattatttgaagtcttgttttccttttgctGAATTAAAGAGAGTGATGTGTTAGGATAATTTCCTAAATCCTCACCTTTCTTTATAGAAAACGCCCATTTAAACCTTTTTCAAATTGGTTACAATCGATTTTTAACACTTGCATTGTGCactttgcaaatgaaaatacatAAACTCATTTATAACAAggcaaagtaaaataatttaacttcTTGCTGTGGCAACGTAAGATTTGGTCAAAATCTCAGTTAGAAAAGTGAGCTATATTTGTCATTTTATCCCTGAGTTAAGACTTGGCACGGCAAATTTGATCGAGAAATAGGGTTCGAACCTTACTTCgccaaataaaatgtttaattgAAGAAGAGAGTAGGTCTGACTGCATGCTAGAAATTCGACGCTCATGTCCTTGTGAGGTGGAAAAGAAGAACCATATTCCGCCTAAATTACTCACACACGAATTTTGACGCACTTCTTCGTTTAATCAGTTACTTCAGTAGccgattgttttgttttgtatttattcttactttcctttcccttaaagtttaaagtttgtCTAGAATGGCACCACTGCCTCACTTGGCTCGCTGAATTGAACGTGGTCTTGTTAATGATATGCACACCCAAATATTAGCAAGCTCTAGACAAAATTCAACGTTTTACCGATTTCAGTGGCAGGTGTGTGATTTAGACAGATTCCACGTTTTTCCGGTTTCAGTTTCAGGTGCGTGCTCTGCCAGTGATCCTAGCAGTTTGCACGATTTATATGCCCTAAATGAGCAGGAACCAAGTTTATAGCTCGGTACACAAACGAGTTCTCTAGCAAACTCGGAGCTTGCTTCAGTTTGAACTGGGAAACGTAgattattcttctttttttgccCCCCTCTGTGGCAGGTGCTTTTAAAcaattcagtttcttttcttccGACAACTAATTGCAGAATTTCAAGTACCATTTTCGTCTCTTAATTTCAGCTATTAAAATAACTGTGCGTCGTCAAGATACATTACGAACCAGGCATGTAaatctttaattaaaatttgaagcCGAAAACTGAAAAGAATGGAAAGTTAATAGGTGTCTTAACATGCGCTTCGTTTACATCTGTAAGTGAACTGGCGAAATAAAGCgctaaataaataacaaacaaaccaGCACGAAACTGACAGAAACATTACCTTAgggaaaaaacttttttcaattaaCTTTGCACTAAAACCCACCCCTTTCTTATGTAAGTTccgacaaaaatatttattttaatcgatgtcattaaattttgtgacGCACACAGATAACTTTTTAGATATTTGGAAATTTTCCCATTTATTTTGAGCTGCTGTTAGCTATCAATTGACCTGTATCTATCAATAAtcgaaagaaagataaaagccaAGAATACAGTCATAACTCCTTTGTACGCCCGAAACACGCCAGTCAAGTTTTTTAATTATCAGTTAGACCACTGAAATATCTCAGAGTTTTCAAAATCCCCTGTTAGccaaagataaataaaataacaggGAAAATCAAACGCCTTTTTCAAGAAGTTTAAACTTCATGTTTCCCTCGTTACCTTTGGCAAAAAACAGAAGGTTCGTTTACGTCGGGGAAGGGTTTTAGAACTTTCTCctgaagttgaattttttcccTCTAGAACAAGTTCGTGAATAGCAGGC is from Pocillopora verrucosa isolate sample1 chromosome 7, ASM3666991v2, whole genome shotgun sequence and encodes:
- the LOC131796648 gene encoding uncharacterized protein: MENTTDNYRRIPPRSKFNDEESTAVLRLIIEQERLLKTPANPVLNINSDKLKRLPPLNGKMLDSLDQFDPHRSQRKHRPGDDIVLSRPTLLKGKECRALEEPASLGGKPKVPDIYSTPKIARPRDRERPRASYGRVAPSRSSSTETNPRIRSRSTGECNELIFSATEDALERPTNPTPLENEDDFKNDQEFASRTSCSRSECYDSDEDKVNAERVYASYIN